From one Thunnus maccoyii chromosome 6, fThuMac1.1, whole genome shotgun sequence genomic stretch:
- the LOC121899351 gene encoding uncharacterized protein LOC121899351 isoform X1 produces the protein MPELWPFEFSRRRIEIRRPTTPPWQCRKLTVLITFHLPDALRKYLQRPPAAGEVTSDLPSTPLSEAAASQATFYIISNPPATCSETQTAADLLAGEGTTDTTSTSTTLQPADTINWNIS, from the exons atgccggagttatggccgtttgaattttcacggcgaaggatcgaaattcgccgcccgaCCACACCCCCTTGGCAAtgtcgaaaactcaccgttttgataacttttcatctcccag ATGCACTCAGGAAATATCTGCAGaggcctccagctgctggagaagttacATCTGATCTCCCATCTACACCTCTCTCTGAAGCAG CTGCAAGTCAAGCAACATTTTACATCATATCAAACCCTCCAGCTAcctgcagtgaaacacagaCCGCAGCAG aTTTGCTTGCAGGTGAAggaacaacagacacaacatcCACTTCTACTACACTACAGCCTGCAGATACCATCAACTGGAACATATCCTGA
- the LOC121899351 gene encoding alpha-2-macroglobulin-like protein 1 isoform X2: MSCLRESTSDLSNTYTTALLAYVFTLAGDMETHTHPLQHLDKVALQEGGFLHWSQTATETSASLSVEISCYVLLAELSASLSPEDLGYTVHIVRWLTGQQNSYGGFSSTQLEE, translated from the exons ATGTCTTGCCTCAGGGAGTCCACCAGTGACCTCAGCAACACCTACACTACAGCTCTGCTGGCATACGTCTTCACCTTGGCTGGAGACATGGAGACGCATACTCACCCTCTGCAACACCTAGACAAGGTTGCATTACAAGAAG GAGGTTTCCTCCACTGGTCTCAGACAGCAACAGAAACGTCAGCCTCCCTGTCTGTGGAGATCAGCTGCTATGTGCTGCTGGCCGAACTCAGTGCCTCCCTTTCACCTGAAGACTTGGGCTACACCGTCCACATTGTCAGATGGCTGACAGGCCAGCAGAACTCTTATGGAGGCTTCTCCTCTACACAG CTTGAAGAGTGA
- the LOC121899351 gene encoding uncharacterized protein LOC121899351 isoform X3, protein MRLNDKPVTIWITAPSYSMHSGNICRGLQLLEKLHLISHLHLSLKQLQVKQHFTSYQTLQLPAVKHRPQQICLQVKEQQTQHPLLLHYSLQIPSTGTYPEMQICLWGL, encoded by the exons ATGAGACTGAATGACAAGCCAGTAACTATCTGGATAACTGCTCCTTCCTACAGC ATGCACTCAGGAAATATCTGCAGaggcctccagctgctggagaagttacATCTGATCTCCCATCTACACCTCTCTCTGAAGCAG CTGCAAGTCAAGCAACATTTTACATCATATCAAACCCTCCAGCTAcctgcagtgaaacacagaCCGCAGCAG aTTTGCTTGCAGGTGAAggaacaacagacacaacatcCACTTCTACTACACTACAGCCTGCAGATACCATCAACTGGAACATATCCTGAA ATGCAGATCTGCCTTTGGGGCTTGTGA